One genomic segment of Chelonia mydas isolate rCheMyd1 chromosome 1, rCheMyd1.pri.v2, whole genome shotgun sequence includes these proteins:
- the CBY2 gene encoding protein chibby homolog 2, whose product MNHQMQRAEPDMDYIPPRVKLSDETFVFVDGKWVSETYNQPPFASQQKHYNKKMQNDWTLWEENKALWEEIKALRIENKALREENKTLQCLRTQNKAIQVIYDETLQQVLQKENKPFPIFRERNIGFQVSQENKALQVVRENNMALQVLREETQAVPVFQKETKATPIEEESKDDVPAIQEDSKANPIQNEIKAVSALQKMSNSVQDIWEESKAVPVQEENKAAPGIQEENVALQAVKKLNQTLQALLKENQTLLEEKKAIQVLQEENKVFWEENNKLKLQLTVVKGTVLEIMARMEILQKELNTLSPVQCNEMRKPDRCW is encoded by the coding sequence ATGAATCACCAAATGCAACGGGCAGAACCAGATATGGATTACATTCCCCCTCGGGTCAAGCTAAGTGATGAGACATTTGTCTTTGTAGATGGCAAATGGGTGAGTGAGACCTATAATCAGCCACCTTTTGCTTCCCAACAGAAACATTACAACAAGAAGATGCAGAATGACTGGACTCTCTGGGAGGAGAACAAAGCACTCTGGGAAGAGATCAAGGCCCTCCGGATTGAAAACAAGGCCCTCCGGGAGGAGAACAAAACTCTCCAGTGCCTCCGGACGCAGAATAAAGCCATCCAGGTTATTTATGATGAGACCCTCCAGCAGGTTCTCCAGAAGGAGAACAAGCCCTTCCCAATCTTCCGAGAAAGGAATATAGGCTTCCAGGTCAGCCAAGAGAACAAGGCCCTTCAGGTTGTTCGGGAAAATAATATGGCTTTACAGGTACTCCGGGAGGAGACCCAGGCTGTCCCAGTCTTccagaaggagaccaaagccacACCAATCGAGGAGGAGAGCAAGGATGATGTCCCTGCCATCCAGGAGGACAGCAAAGCCAACCCAATCCAAAATGAGATCAAGGCTGTCTCAGCCCTCCAGAAAATGAGTAATTCTGTCCAGGACATCTGGGAGGAAAGCAAAGCTGTCCCAGTTCAGGAGGAGAACAAGGCTGCCCCAGGTATCCAGGAGGAAAATGTGGCTCTCCAGGCTGTCAAGAAACTAAATCAAACCCTCCAGGCCCTGCTAAAAGAGAACCAGACCCTTCTGGAAGAGAAAAAGGCAATCCAGGTTCTTCAGGAAGAGAACAAAGTCTTCTGGGAAGAGAACAATAAGTTGAAGCTGCAGCTAACTGTAGTGAAAGGCACAGTGTTGGAGATTATGGCCAGGATGGAAATACTGCAAAAGGAGCTCAATACCCTTTCTCCTGTGCAGTGTAATGAGATGAGGAAGCCAGACAGGTGCTGGTAA